In one window of Azotobacter salinestris DNA:
- a CDS encoding AAA family ATPase has protein sequence MTVATFPSLHDLAQQLRREMEQKKFVLLYAYNGTGKTRLSVAFKDLGKRPVQLEPLLTEAGEPIEAEDGTTIGVEGIQGDTLYFNAFTEDLFHWDNDLQNDRERVLKINRDSLFFAGLGELEMDNRIRPLLNRYADFDFRIDTAEWEVSFSREVEVEGVRTVAEDIKVSRGEENIFIWCFFLAIVQLVLDGAEAYKWVKYVYIDDPISSLDDNNAVTVAHHLAQMLTASSERVKTVISTHHVLFFNVLCNELKKSRKYFLSRDARSGSYLISETDSTPFLYHLASLVELHEAARSGALYTHHFNIMRRVMEQTACFFGYAKWEECIKPEADDPNKTLYKRVIDLMSHGDYSLYEPREMLPENKEHFGRALRQFISTHPFSPTLFGGAP, from the coding sequence ATGACCGTTGCGACTTTTCCAAGCCTTCACGACCTCGCACAGCAACTCCGCAGGGAGATGGAGCAAAAGAAGTTTGTGCTGCTCTACGCATATAACGGCACCGGCAAAACGCGGCTATCAGTAGCATTCAAGGACTTGGGCAAAAGGCCAGTTCAGCTGGAGCCTCTGCTAACGGAAGCGGGCGAGCCTATCGAGGCAGAAGATGGAACCACGATAGGGGTGGAAGGCATTCAAGGCGACACGCTCTACTTCAACGCCTTCACTGAAGACCTGTTCCACTGGGACAACGATCTGCAGAACGACCGCGAGCGGGTGCTGAAGATCAACCGGGACTCGCTCTTTTTCGCTGGATTGGGCGAGCTGGAGATGGACAACCGCATCCGTCCGCTGCTGAATCGCTACGCCGACTTCGATTTCCGCATCGACACCGCCGAGTGGGAGGTGAGCTTCTCACGCGAAGTGGAAGTTGAAGGGGTGAGGACGGTCGCGGAAGACATCAAGGTTTCGCGCGGCGAAGAGAATATCTTCATCTGGTGCTTCTTCCTTGCCATCGTGCAGCTCGTGCTCGACGGGGCTGAGGCCTACAAGTGGGTGAAGTACGTCTACATTGATGATCCGATTTCATCGCTGGACGACAATAATGCCGTGACTGTCGCGCACCATCTGGCGCAGATGCTCACGGCTTCGTCCGAGCGGGTGAAAACGGTGATTTCCACCCATCATGTGTTGTTCTTCAACGTCTTGTGCAACGAGCTGAAGAAGTCGCGCAAGTACTTCCTAAGCCGGGATGCGCGATCAGGTAGTTACCTGATTTCCGAGACCGATAGCACTCCGTTTCTATATCACTTGGCGTCGCTGGTTGAGCTGCATGAGGCGGCACGTTCCGGCGCGCTGTACACGCATCACTTCAACATAATGCGCCGTGTGATGGAGCAAACCGCCTGCTTCTTTGGCTATGCCAAGTGGGAGGAGTGCATCAAGCCCGAGGCAGACGATCCGAATAAAACGCTCTACAAGCGCGTGATCGATTTAATGAGCCATGGTGACTATTCGCTTTATGAGCCAAGAGAAATGCTGCCGGAGAACAAGGAACACTTTGGCAGGGCGCTGAGGCAGTTCATCAGCACGCACCCTTTCAGCCCCACACTCTTTGGTGGAGCACCATGA
- a CDS encoding type I restriction-modification system subunit M, which yields MTEQDQKQLGKTLWAIADQLRGSMNADDFRDYMLSFLFLRYLSDNYEQAAKRELGPDYPDVTPDVMEQTEATTPLQIWYEENASDVAAFEKQMRRKVHYVIEPDYLWGNIVYLAKTQSSLLLDTLQRGFKYIENESFQSNFQGLFSEINLASDKLGRQYSERNNKLCSIISELARGMSLFSTDTDTLGDAYEYLIGQFAAGSGKKAGEFYTPQQASKILSAIVTLDGQAPETGPRKKLESVFDFACGSGSLLLNIRHRMKDAGGSIGKIYGQEYNVTTYNLARMNMLLHGVKDTEFEIYHGDTLTNAWDFLRETNPAKKPQFDAVVANPPFSYRWDPSDAISEDMRFKNHGVAPKSAADFAFLLHGLHYLKDDGVMAIILPHGVLFRGGAEERIRRKLLQDGHIDTVIGLPANLFYSTGIPVCILVLKKCKRSDDVLFINAAEHFEKGRNQNQLADRHIDKIIEIYKQRPDEVPRYARRVSMQKIEENDFNLNISRYVSTAVADEEIDLTAVHAELVALDQKIKTATDKHNEFLKELGLPPLPYGSEVSR from the coding sequence ATGACCGAACAAGACCAGAAGCAGCTAGGCAAAACCCTCTGGGCGATTGCCGACCAATTGCGCGGATCGATGAACGCTGACGATTTCCGCGATTACATGCTGTCCTTCCTCTTTCTGCGCTACCTCTCGGACAACTACGAGCAGGCTGCAAAGCGGGAGCTGGGGCCGGATTATCCGGACGTGACGCCAGACGTAATGGAACAGACCGAAGCCACGACACCGCTTCAAATCTGGTACGAAGAGAACGCCAGCGATGTGGCGGCGTTCGAGAAGCAAATGCGTCGCAAGGTGCACTATGTGATCGAGCCAGACTACCTGTGGGGCAATATCGTTTACCTGGCCAAAACGCAGAGCAGCTTGCTGCTCGACACCCTGCAAAGGGGGTTCAAGTACATCGAGAACGAGTCCTTCCAGAGCAACTTCCAGGGCTTGTTTTCAGAGATCAACCTTGCGTCTGACAAGCTGGGTCGTCAGTACTCGGAACGCAACAATAAGCTGTGCTCGATCATCTCGGAGCTGGCGCGTGGCATGTCGCTGTTCTCCACCGATACCGACACGTTGGGCGATGCCTATGAGTATCTGATCGGCCAGTTTGCGGCGGGCTCGGGCAAGAAAGCGGGTGAGTTCTACACGCCGCAGCAGGCTTCAAAAATTCTGTCGGCCATCGTAACGCTCGACGGCCAGGCGCCTGAGACAGGTCCGCGCAAGAAGCTGGAGAGTGTGTTCGATTTTGCCTGTGGCTCGGGCTCGTTGCTGTTGAACATCCGGCACCGCATGAAGGACGCGGGCGGTAGCATCGGCAAGATCTACGGGCAGGAATACAACGTCACCACCTATAACCTGGCGCGCATGAACATGCTGCTGCACGGGGTTAAGGACACCGAGTTCGAGATCTACCACGGCGACACACTGACCAACGCCTGGGACTTCCTGCGCGAGACCAATCCGGCGAAGAAACCGCAGTTTGATGCGGTGGTGGCCAATCCGCCATTCAGCTATCGCTGGGACCCGAGCGACGCCATCAGCGAAGACATGCGCTTCAAAAACCATGGTGTGGCGCCCAAGAGCGCGGCGGACTTCGCCTTCCTGCTGCACGGGCTGCACTACCTGAAGGATGACGGCGTGATGGCCATCATCCTGCCGCACGGTGTGCTGTTTCGGGGCGGAGCGGAAGAGCGTATTCGCCGCAAGCTACTGCAGGATGGACACATCGATACCGTGATCGGACTGCCGGCCAATCTGTTTTATTCAACGGGTATCCCGGTCTGCATCCTGGTGTTGAAAAAGTGCAAGAGATCGGATGATGTGCTGTTTATCAACGCGGCCGAGCACTTCGAGAAGGGTCGGAACCAGAACCAGCTGGCAGACCGGCATATCGACAAAATTATCGAGATCTACAAGCAACGCCCTGATGAAGTGCCGCGTTATGCGCGACGGGTAAGCATGCAAAAAATCGAGGAGAACGACTTCAACCTGAATATCTCGCGTTACGT